A region of Beijerinckia sp. 28-YEA-48 DNA encodes the following proteins:
- the nhaA gene encoding Na+/H+ antiporter NhaA, with amino-acid sequence MTKENATSSRPRRAGALRQFLQSEAAGGVILMITAVLAMIVANSAFAPLYFDTLARKLAGLSVLHWINDALMAVFFLLVGLEIKREFAGGELATWPRRALPGVAAAGGMIVPALIYVAFNWQTPATLRGWAIPAATDIAFALGVLALLGSRAPPSLKIFLAALAILDDLGAVVIIALFYTSQLSLWALGGVAVTMAVLVALNMFGVKKLWAYLVLGVVLWVFMHESGVHATLAGVLLALTIPGGGEAEEEHAPLQELEHLLHVPVAFFIVPLFGFANAGVPLGGFSFEKLFHPITLGIAAGLFIGKQLGVFAATRLAVRLGLAEPPQNATTMQVYGVSVLCGIGFTMSLFIGLLAFPDAADLATAVKIGVLMGSIASGVLGAVILIAAKPAPAA; translated from the coding sequence TTGACCAAGGAAAATGCCACGTCATCGCGGCCGCGACGCGCCGGAGCCTTGCGTCAATTTCTGCAAAGCGAAGCGGCGGGTGGCGTGATTCTCATGATCACGGCGGTGCTCGCCATGATCGTCGCCAATTCGGCGTTCGCGCCGCTGTATTTCGACACATTGGCGCGCAAGCTCGCCGGCCTCTCGGTCTTGCACTGGATCAACGACGCGCTGATGGCGGTGTTCTTCCTGCTCGTCGGCCTGGAAATCAAACGCGAGTTCGCTGGCGGCGAATTGGCGACATGGCCACGCCGCGCTCTGCCAGGCGTGGCGGCGGCAGGCGGTATGATCGTGCCCGCACTCATCTATGTCGCCTTCAACTGGCAGACGCCCGCGACCTTGCGCGGCTGGGCTATTCCCGCGGCGACCGACATCGCCTTCGCGCTTGGTGTTCTCGCCTTGCTTGGCTCTCGCGCGCCGCCGTCTCTGAAAATTTTTCTCGCCGCTCTCGCGATCCTCGATGATCTCGGCGCCGTGGTCATTATCGCGCTGTTCTATACATCGCAATTGTCGCTCTGGGCGCTCGGCGGCGTCGCCGTGACGATGGCCGTGCTGGTGGCGCTGAACATGTTCGGCGTCAAGAAATTGTGGGCCTATCTGGTGCTGGGCGTCGTACTGTGGGTGTTCATGCATGAATCCGGCGTGCATGCGACATTGGCGGGTGTGCTGCTGGCGCTGACCATTCCCGGCGGTGGCGAAGCGGAAGAGGAACACGCGCCGTTGCAGGAGCTCGAACATCTGCTGCACGTGCCGGTCGCATTCTTCATCGTGCCGCTGTTCGGCTTCGCCAATGCCGGCGTCCCGCTCGGCGGCTTCAGCTTTGAGAAATTGTTTCATCCGATCACGCTCGGCATCGCCGCGGGCCTGTTCATTGGCAAGCAGCTGGGCGTCTTCGCCGCGACGAGACTGGCGGTCCGGCTCGGGCTTGCTGAGCCGCCGCAGAATGCGACGACGATGCAAGTCTATGGCGTCAGTGTCCTGTGCGGCATTGGCTTCACCATGAGCCTCTTCATCGGCTTGCTGGCTTTCCCTGATGCCGCCGATCTTGCGACGGCGGTGAAGATCGGCGTGCTGATGGGATCTATCGCCTCGGGTGTTCTCGGCGCTGTGATCCTGATCGCCGCCAAGCCGGCGCCGGCGGCCTGA
- a CDS encoding hemolysin family protein codes for MFELIIAVGLIALNAVFSLSEFAIVSARKARLRTLADAGRSGAALALDLAENPGRFLSTVQIGITLVGILAGAFSGAALGAQVTLWLRQHGVWDGLVEPLGYGLVIGAITYLSVVVGELVPKQIALRNAEGIACTMAPVMYGLSKLAAPLVYLLDLSTRAIFKIFGVTALQEAAPTEEEIKTLVEEAADAGVIESDEQRMITGVLRLGDRHVSAVMTPRTDVEWLDLDLDDDEIRTVLASTTHSRLPVGEGSPDRMIGVLQVRELLAPMLTGGAFNPRAHVRKAPEFPDVLDALDALQALRQAEVPMALVHDEHGHFDGIVTPADILDAIAGAFRSDEGSNDPEAVLREDGSWLLAGWMPADEAAELLHIGLPERREYETVAGLIISALQRLPTTGEFVEAHGWRFEVVDLDGRRVDKVLAAKLPDPSEQEDG; via the coding sequence GTGTTCGAACTCATCATAGCGGTTGGGTTGATAGCCCTTAACGCAGTGTTTTCCTTATCGGAATTCGCAATTGTCTCAGCGCGTAAGGCGCGTCTGAGGACTCTGGCGGACGCCGGACGTTCCGGTGCCGCTCTGGCCCTGGATCTGGCCGAGAATCCTGGGCGTTTTCTTTCCACGGTCCAAATCGGCATCACGCTCGTGGGCATCCTCGCGGGTGCTTTTTCCGGCGCGGCGCTGGGCGCTCAAGTCACGCTCTGGCTACGCCAGCATGGCGTTTGGGACGGCTTGGTCGAGCCGCTTGGCTACGGCCTTGTGATCGGCGCCATCACCTATCTGTCGGTTGTCGTTGGTGAACTGGTGCCCAAGCAGATTGCCTTGCGCAATGCCGAGGGCATCGCCTGCACCATGGCGCCGGTGATGTACGGCCTGTCGAAACTGGCGGCGCCGCTGGTTTATTTGCTCGATCTGTCGACACGCGCCATCTTCAAAATATTCGGCGTCACGGCGCTGCAAGAAGCAGCGCCCACCGAAGAAGAGATCAAGACCCTTGTCGAGGAAGCGGCGGACGCTGGCGTCATCGAAAGCGATGAGCAGCGCATGATCACCGGCGTTCTGCGTCTGGGCGATCGCCACGTCAGCGCGGTCATGACACCGCGTACCGATGTCGAATGGCTCGATCTCGACCTCGACGACGACGAAATTCGCACCGTGCTCGCCAGTACCACGCATTCGCGCCTGCCGGTCGGCGAGGGCTCTCCCGACAGGATGATCGGCGTCTTGCAGGTGCGCGAACTGCTGGCGCCGATGCTGACCGGCGGAGCGTTCAACCCTCGCGCCCATGTCCGCAAGGCGCCTGAGTTTCCCGACGTGCTTGACGCGCTCGACGCATTGCAGGCCTTGCGCCAGGCGGAAGTGCCGATGGCGCTGGTGCATGACGAGCATGGTCATTTCGATGGCATCGTGACGCCAGCCGATATCCTTGATGCGATCGCCGGCGCCTTCCGCTCCGATGAAGGATCGAACGATCCCGAAGCGGTCCTGCGTGAGGATGGTTCCTGGCTGCTGGCCGGCTGGATGCCGGCTGACGAAGCGGCGGAATTGCTGCATATCGGCCTGCCCGAGCGGCGCGAATATGAAACGGTCGCCGGCCTCATCATCAGCGCCTTGCAGCGTCTGCCGACGACAGGTGAGTTTGTCGAAGCGCATGGTTGGCGCTTCGAGGTCGTCGACCTTGACGGCCGCCGCGTTGATAAAGTGCTGGCCGCCAAATTGCCGGATCCGAGCGAACAGGAAGATGGCTGA
- the hspQ gene encoding heat shock protein HspQ, translating into MPYRNAKFGIGDVVRHRKYAFRGVVFDIDPVFANTDEWWMSIPEEVRPNKDQPFYHLYAENDETEYVAYVSEQNLLPDMTGEPARHPQVAEMFVRRDDGNYRMKVTRPN; encoded by the coding sequence ATGCCCTACCGAAACGCAAAATTTGGAATCGGCGACGTGGTCCGCCACCGGAAATATGCTTTCCGGGGGGTGGTCTTCGACATCGATCCGGTCTTCGCCAATACCGATGAATGGTGGATGTCGATCCCCGAAGAGGTCCGGCCCAACAAGGACCAGCCGTTCTACCACCTTTACGCGGAAAATGATGAAACCGAGTATGTCGCCTATGTCAGCGAGCAGAACCTGCTGCCTGACATGACGGGCGAACCGGCACGCCATCCGCAGGTCGCCGAAATGTTCGTGCGCCGGGATGATGGCAATTACCGCATGAAAGTGACGCGCCCAAACTGA
- a CDS encoding invasion associated locus B family protein — protein sequence MAMFKSRIGAVAMAVGVMFVGAQALAQGQPAQRPAQRPAQPAAPAPAQQPAQAQQGQQPASNRVELKPTQPDWTKVCGKDQAAGKEICYTTRDFGQEADQQPVLAVAVYDVKGDEQRIVRLLLPVGLLLKPGFRFSLDKGAMVEGTYEICFPNGCFAESRIGKAQLDTMKKATTLNIVVKNQMNNEVVFVVPMADFGKAFDGAAIDPKVLEEQQKQLQEELQKRAEDERKRLEGTGGATAPAAPAAPAAPR from the coding sequence ATGGCAATGTTTAAAAGCCGCATCGGTGCGGTTGCGATGGCAGTCGGCGTGATGTTTGTCGGCGCGCAAGCGCTGGCGCAAGGTCAGCCGGCTCAGCGGCCGGCGCAGCGTCCCGCCCAGCCGGCGGCGCCGGCGCCCGCGCAGCAGCCCGCCCAGGCGCAGCAGGGTCAGCAGCCGGCCAGCAACCGGGTCGAACTCAAGCCGACCCAGCCGGATTGGACCAAGGTGTGCGGCAAGGACCAGGCCGCCGGTAAGGAAATTTGCTACACCACCCGCGATTTCGGCCAGGAAGCCGATCAGCAGCCCGTGCTGGCGGTCGCCGTCTATGACGTGAAGGGCGACGAGCAGCGCATCGTTCGCCTGCTCCTGCCGGTGGGCCTGTTGCTGAAGCCGGGTTTCCGCTTCTCGCTCGACAAGGGCGCGATGGTGGAAGGCACTTATGAAATCTGCTTCCCGAACGGCTGTTTCGCTGAATCGCGGATCGGCAAGGCACAGCTCGACACGATGAAGAAGGCGACCACCCTCAACATCGTCGTCAAGAACCAGATGAACAACGAAGTGGTCTTCGTCGTTCCCATGGCTGATTTCGGCAAGGCCTTCGACGGCGCCGCGATCGATCCGAAGGTTCTGGAAGAGCAGCAGAAGCAGCTCCAGGAAGAACTGCAGAAGCGCGCCGAGGACGAGCGTAAGCGCCTCGAAGGCACCGGTGGCGCGACAGCCCCGGCGGCTCCGGCAGCACCTGCCGCCCCGCGCTAA